One window from the genome of uncultured Tateyamaria sp. encodes:
- a CDS encoding ATP-binding cassette domain-containing protein, with translation MIELENVAYSYGGGELLSDISVKLAPGSFHFLTGPSGAGKTTFLKLCYGALLPTAGHIRVFDRDVRSLERDDVAKVRRRVGVVHQDVQFLDHLDVSDNVALPLTVSGRQAEAANGDLTELLAWVGLTNRAQAMPPELSGGERQRAALARAVIMSPDVVLADEPTGNVDWDMSQRLLTLLVELNKMGKTVLIATHDLSLIRAAKAQVQARVLRISNRRVQLAGADL, from the coding sequence GTGATCGAGCTGGAAAATGTAGCCTACAGCTATGGCGGGGGCGAGCTTTTGTCCGATATTTCAGTCAAGCTGGCGCCGGGATCGTTCCATTTCCTGACCGGCCCGTCGGGTGCGGGCAAAACCACTTTTCTCAAGCTGTGCTATGGGGCCTTGCTGCCGACAGCGGGCCATATCCGGGTCTTTGATCGGGACGTGCGGTCGCTGGAGCGCGATGATGTGGCCAAGGTGCGCCGCCGCGTGGGTGTCGTGCATCAGGATGTGCAGTTTCTTGATCACCTCGATGTGTCGGACAACGTGGCGTTGCCCCTGACCGTGTCTGGACGACAGGCCGAGGCGGCAAATGGCGATCTGACCGAACTATTGGCCTGGGTCGGGCTGACCAACCGCGCGCAGGCTATGCCGCCCGAACTGTCGGGCGGGGAACGCCAGCGTGCTGCACTGGCCCGCGCCGTCATCATGTCACCCGATGTGGTGCTGGCGGATGAACCCACGGGCAACGTGGATTGGGACATGTCCCAGCGCCTGCTGACGCTGCTGGTGGAACTGAACAAGATGGGCAAGACCGTGCTGATCGCCACGCATGACCTGTCGCTGATCCGTGCGGCCAAGGCGCAGGTGCAGGCCCGTGTCCTGCGCATTTCCAACAGACGTGTGCAGCTTGCGGGGGCCGATCTGTGA
- a CDS encoding FtsX-like permease family protein translates to MQTLRALLAGDRHADRVVPPTGFTAQLTLFVSGAMAFLAVFALALSLAAGRLADRWGAELARTATIRIVAPEDQRALQTTAALQVLSTTPGIAAARALTDEEQQALLAPWFGQDLPLNSLPVPRLIEIEATEQGFDATGLRLRLAAEVPGAVLDDHGRWRAPLVSAANRLRLLGWTVALLITGAVAAMVTLAANAALAANAQVIAVLRLVGATDSYIANAFVRRFTLRALAGSAAGVSIGLVAVWLMPSGGDTPGFLTGLGFQGAGWLVPLLVPLICGAVALFATAYAASRALRTLT, encoded by the coding sequence ATGCAGACCCTGCGCGCCCTGCTGGCAGGCGACCGCCACGCGGACCGGGTGGTGCCACCCACCGGATTCACCGCGCAACTGACCTTGTTCGTGTCGGGTGCGATGGCCTTTTTGGCGGTTTTTGCGCTGGCCTTGTCCCTGGCGGCGGGGCGGCTGGCGGATCGGTGGGGCGCCGAATTGGCGCGTACCGCAACCATCCGCATCGTTGCCCCCGAAGATCAACGCGCACTCCAGACCACCGCCGCGTTGCAAGTGTTGTCCACGACACCGGGGATCGCCGCGGCCCGGGCACTGACGGATGAGGAACAGCAGGCGCTGCTGGCGCCGTGGTTCGGGCAGGACCTGCCGTTGAACAGCCTGCCCGTCCCGCGCCTGATCGAGATCGAGGCCACGGAACAGGGATTTGACGCCACGGGCCTGCGCCTGCGCCTTGCGGCCGAAGTGCCGGGGGCCGTTCTGGATGATCACGGGCGGTGGCGCGCGCCCTTGGTGTCAGCGGCAAACCGTTTGCGCCTGCTGGGCTGGACGGTCGCCCTGCTGATCACGGGGGCGGTCGCCGCCATGGTGACGCTGGCGGCCAATGCGGCGCTTGCCGCCAATGCGCAGGTGATCGCGGTGCTGCGCCTTGTGGGGGCCACCGACAGTTACATCGCCAACGCCTTTGTGCGCCGGTTCACCTTGCGCGCGCTTGCGGGATCTGCGGCGGGTGTGAGTATCGGCTTGGTGGCCGTGTGGCTGATGCCGTCGGGCGGGGACACGCCCGGCTTTTTGACCGGGCTTGGTTTTCAGGGCGCCGGGTGGCTGGTGCCTCTGCTGGTGCCGCTCATCTGCGGGGCCGTTGCGCTTTTTGCCACCGCCTATGCCGCCAGCCGCGCCCTGAGGACCCTCACATGA